From the genome of Alkalimarinus coralli:
TCCAATTATTTGATGTTAGATAAAATCGGGAAAACGGGTAAACCGATCATTTTGTCCAGTGGTCTCAGCAGTTTGGAGGATATTGAAGGTTCCTTAAACTTCCTCTCCCGTTATGGTAACGAAGTAGCAGTGCTTCAATGTACGACAAAATACCCTACAGCGTTTGAGGATGTCGGCCTAAACGTGATGACTGATATCCGCAAACGCTTCAGTGTCAAAACCGGTCTTTCCGACCATTCCGGGTCGATATTTCCAGCGTTGGCTGCAGCCTCACTGGGGGCGGATGTCATTGAAGTTCATACTGTATTTGACCGCAGAATGTTTGGGCCAGACTCATCTTCTTCGTTGACACTGGACGAACTTAGAGAATTGGTGAAAGGGATTAGGGCGATAGGTAAAATGTTGTCGGCTACTATTGATAAATCAAAGCCGCAGCTGGATCCAAACCTTAAAACACTATTCGGTAAAACGTTGTGTATTAACAAAAATAAAAATGCTGGTTCAATAATCAGTGTTGACGATTTGGATGGTAAAAAACCAGCTGGGCAAGGCGTGACTGTAACTGAGTTTGAGAAGGTTGTAGGCAAAAAGCTAACCCGTGGAATTCAACAGTGGGAATTTATTCAAGAAGCTGACTATGAATAAGAAAAAGATCTGCGTAGTGGTTGCCAGTCGAGCGAACTACGGGCGCGTAAAATATCTAATGAAGGCGATTCAAGCTCATGATGAGCTGGAGCTTCAGTTAATCGTAGGTGCGTCCACACTACTGTCCAGATTTGGTAAGGCTATAGATGTAATCAAAGAAGATGGCTTCACACCAGACCGCTCAATTCACTATGTAGTAGAAGGGGAAACGTTGCTAACGCAAGCCAAATCAACCGGCATCGGTATTGTCGAATTGTCCACTGCGTTTGATGACCTAAAACCTGATGCCGTTGTTACGGTTGCAGATCGATTTGAGACCAAGGCAACAGCGGTAGCCGCCACTTATTTGAATATCCCTCTTATCCATTTACAGGGTGGCGAGGTTAGTGGGAATATCGATGACCGTGTGCGGCACGCCATTACAAAGTTGGCAGACTTTCATTTTGTTGCTACAGAAGAGTCACGTAAACGGGTTATCCGAATGGGAGAAGAGCCAGAGACCGTTTTTAATTATGGCTGCCCTTCTATGGACGTACTAGTTTATGATTCTTTGGCAATCAATAACGATGTTATGGAACGTTATACTGGAGTGGGAAGCCCAATCGACTGGAAAAAAGATTATATATTAATGGTGCAACACCCTGTGACAACGAGTTATGGTGAGGGTTTTTTTCAAGTTAACCAGACGCTTGAGGCCTTGAGCAGGTTACCCGAAATACAAAAAATAGTGCTATGGCCTAATGTTGATGCAGGAAGCGATGATGTATCGAAAGGGCTCAGGGTTTTCAGAGAAAAGGGGCACGACAAAAACTTTAGATTTTTTAAGAATTTTTCTGCTGAGGATTATGGTCGGGTTGTGGCGAACGCTAAATGTTGTGTTGGGAACTCATCGTCGTTTATTAGGGAAGGCTGTTTTCTAGGGGTTCCGTCTGTAATTATTGGTGATCGACAGGAGGGGAGAGAGCGCGGTAAGAATGTGGTTCATGCGAACTACGATGCAGATGATATTTTTACTAAGGTGAGTGAGCAACTCCAACACGGCAATTATGAGCACGACCCATTATTTGGTAGTGGAAATACTGGAAATAAAATTGCGGATGAATTGGCAAGAATTGACTTAAAACGACTTAAGCGACTCACGTTTTGAAGATGAGAGAATATTAATGAGAGTACTTGCTATTATTCCTGCACGAGGTGGCTCTAAAGGAGTACCCAGAAAAAACTTAAAGCTTTTGGGCAATAAACCGTTGATTGCTTACACCATTGAGACCGCACTCAACTGTAAAGCTGTTACCGACTTGATAACGACGTCGGATGATGATGAAATTTTGCAGGTTGCAGAGTCTTATGGCTCCATGATCATAAAACGTCCTGTAGAATTAGCTATGGATGAGACAAAAATGCCCCCGGTAGTCTCCCACGTTATTGAGACTATGCGTAAGCAATCTGTTGAATATGACACCATTATTCTACTTCAGCCAACATGCCCATTCAGGCTTACAGAGGATATTGATGTGGCCCTGGATATGCTTGAAAAAGGTAATGTGGACTCAGTCATTAGCGTCTGCGAAGTAGGAGATAGTCATCCTGCCAGAATGTATCAAATTAACGAAGGAGGCCTAAAGGCGTTTATGCCTGAATGGGAAAAGGAAAACCGACAGAATCTGCCCAATCTGTATCATCGAAACGGTGTGATATATGCCCTTAAACGTGCTTTGTTTGAAGAGAAACAAACCTTCTTTATTAACAATAGCAAGCCTCTGGTGATTCCAAAAGAGAGGGCTATTAATATCGACGAGGCACTTGATTTCACAATTGCTGAGTTGCTGGTGAAAAATTTCCAATGAATATTCTTAATTTGGACCCGTATTGCTACTCAGAGAAAGCTCGACAAGCGCTTGCATCATTCGGTAATGTGGAGGAAATAGTCTATAGCAGGCCGCAATTGATGGAAAGACTACATAGTGTTGAGGTGCTTATTTTACGCTTTTCCCATCGGATTGACCGGGAAGTAATGGACTGTGCTCCAATGCTTAAGGTGATTGCGACCAACGCTACGGGTACTGACCATATTGATCTAGAGTACGCTAATAAGAAGGGGATTAAGGTCATTTCCTTAAAAGGCGAGTATGAGTTTCTCAGGAATATCCATGCAACAGCTGAGCTTACATGGGGTTTGATTCTGGCAGGTATCCGAAAAATACCTACAGCTTTCGATTCAGTTAAACACAGGGAGTGGGATCGCAATCGGTTTCTCGGAAATGAGCTCTTCGGTCAACGATTGGGAATTGTTGGTTTAGGCCGTATTGGAGAGAAAGTCGCTAATTATGGGCAGGCTTTCGGCATGGAAGTAATAGCTCATGACATTGTGCCGGAGAAAGCCCTAAAGTACCCTTTCGTAACCATGTGCAGTTCTCTTTCAGAGTGTATTGAAAATAGCGATATCCTATCTATCCATGTACCGCTTGATGATGCAACAAACAAATTAATTGGCAGAAATGAAATATCATTAATGAAGCAAAAAAGCTTTTTGGTCAATACCTCACGCGGCGCAATTGTCGATGGTGAGGCGTTGTTAGATGCCTTAATAACAAACCGCATTGCGGGGGCCGCTATGGATGTGCTTGAGGGAGAAGGTGTTAAAGACTTTGTGCAAGAAAACAGCTTGATTCATTATGCAAGCGACAATGACAACTTGCTGATCACCCCACACATAGGAGGAGTGACTTTGCAATCTTGGGAAAAAACGGAATTGTTTATTGCCGAGAAAGTAAAGCAGTATTTGCAATATGAGTGAGGCAAAACTGAATGAATTTGGATAAACCTTCACAGGGTGAAATCTGTTTGGTGTGCGGTAGAGCTAATATAGAGAAGCTATCTCCCGTTTTTTCTAGGTATCAGATAAAAAAGATTATGTATGTGGGGATATGCCGTCAGTGTGGGCATATACAACTATCTCCATTGCCCACGCCAAAAGAAGTCAGTTTTTTTAATGATATTTTTTTGGGAAGGAAGTATACGCCGAATAAAGCTGCGAATAAAAACCATGAACTGAAACTTAAGTTACTTAAAGAAAGAATCGGTTGCTTGGTAAAACCTGGAATGAAAGTACTTGATATAGGTGCCGGAGAGGGCTGGACTATGGATTACTTTCAAGCACAACAATGCGATTATTTTGCAATAGAAGCTATCAATGAACTTCGCCTTTCCTTGGAAGAGAGGGGTGCGGAGGTTATTGGTAGTTCGGTTTATGACGATATCAGCGAATATCATGGTACTTTTGATCTAATTATCTTTCGTCATATTTTGGAACATCTAATCGAGCCTAAAGTTGCTCTAAGGCAGATTGAACAACTGCTTTCTCCGAAAGGAATGCTCTATCTTGCTCTACCCAATGGCCAAAACCCAGAGATTCGCAAAGGCGTGCTGACCAGTTTCTTTCGGCCTGTTCACGTCTCCTATTTTCACAAAGGCAATGTTCAACGTTTAGGAGACGGAGTAGGTCTGCAAACCAATAGCCTAGAAGCAGGTAGAGAAATAGTTGCAATTATGGAGAAGAGAGCGGGTGGCGTGCAAAAGGAGGAGAGGCATAATTACCATTCAGAAATGAAACGGGTGGTGAAACGGGCAAGAAGAAAAGCGACTGCTATCGACCTAAAAAACCTATTAAAAATAGTGATACACCGCTTGTTTCTTGCGAACAGGTAGTGTTCTTTCAACTCCACCAACCATTTTAATAAATAGTGGCGATGAAACATAGAATTAAAAAAGGGCTGATAAGATTATTAGGTAATCAAGCCTATGGAAAGCTGGACCTTTGGCTGAAAATTCTGCGTGTCTACTGGAATCGACTTCTTTCGGCAAAAAAAATCATCAATTTGCATCCTTCTATTAAACGTTTGAATAGACGCTACATTCAGCTTCAAGTAGATAACGCGGAAGTTTTTTTTGGTTATTATGATCACTCCCCAGTTTCTGTTAACGGTAACCTCTGTCTAGCCATGAAAATTGATTCGCCTAACAAGGTGAATATGTTTAATAAGGATAAACTAGTTGGGGAAAAAGCCGCTATTGGTTATTTTGATTTGCAAGACTTGGCATCAGGCTTTCATAAGCTTGGTGACACTCATACATGGTGTTGGCAGCAAGGCGCTAGACTTAGATGGTTTCCTGAATATAGCAATCAGGTTATCTACAATTGCGTTGTAGGGGAGAGCTATGGTGCCGTAATTCAGGATCTTGACGGGAGAGTTGTTAAACGGTTGAAACGCCCTGTTTATGACTTGAATAATGCGGGCGATAAGGCTCTATCGTTGAACTTCTCCCGATTACAACGCTTACGCCCCGGATATGGTTACAGTGTACTTTCGGACACTACGCTATCTCAACGGTGCCCAGCCAATGATGGTGTATGGCTCTATGATATTGAAAGTGAAGAGAGTAGGTTACTCTTTAGTCTGGAGTATCTTGCCAAGTTTGACCCTGACTCCTCTATGATCGGGGCAGAGCATTATATTAATCACTTGTCTTGGAATTTATCGGGTGATCATTTTCTGTTTTTTCACATATGGTGCAATAATGGCAAACGCTATACCCGTGTGTTAACTTGTGATGCTGCTGGTAGTCGCTTGACCGTATTAATCGCGGGTAGCGCATCTCACTATTGCTGGCTGTCTGATACAGATGTTATGGTTGTGACAACGGTGGATGGCAAACTTTCCTATAAAAAATTTGATATTAGCAATGGGGAGCATTACTCGCTGGAGTTGTGGATGCCTCCGGAGGATGGTCATCCTTCAGTCTTGTCTGATCGATACATAATTACAGATACTTACCCAGATAAGTATGGCCAGCAACATCTTCTTTTATGTGATTCGGTGGACAATCGAATCACCACTATTGGTAGTTTTTACGCTTCGCCACTGGCCTTGGGAGAGGTTCGTTGTGACCTGCATCCTAGATCAGCGCCTGCCTTCAATCAGGTTGTTTTCGATTCGGCATTTAGCGGTCGTCGAACGATTAACGTTCTGAGTTTAGATGGGCTTACCTGTGATATGAATGAAAACTCTGGTGAATGAGATATATCGTGTTAAAAAAACATCTGATTAATATTTTTTCATTATGGTTTAGTCGCTTTGGTAAAGTACTTGCTACTATTGTTCTGACACCTTTAATTCTAAATGTACTGGGAGTAGAATCTGCAGCAATTTGGGTGTTGATCTCACAAGTTCTTGGTTTTATGACATTAATGGAACTAGGCCTGGTAACGGCATCCACGAAACTAATTGCCAAGGGGCTGCATTCACCAGATGTAGATAATCAACTTTCAATTGCCGTTACTACTGTATTTGCCTTACTTTCTACATTAGCAATTCTGTTTATGATTGTAACCAGTTTGTTTGCGGCTTATGGTGCAGAACTGTTCAACTTACAGCCTCATAGTCATGAACAATTTCGTAGTCTTTTACTTCTTGGTGGTGTTTGTTATTCAATTTCTTTTCCCTTTCGTATAGGGTTTGGTTTATTAGGCGCTAAGAATTTATTTTATAGGGTTGCTTTTTGGCAAGCTTGCCCTGTAGTTATTCAATTGCTGGCGGTTTTGGCACTTTGGGGAATGGGGTTATTTTCGCTTTATTATTTAGCGCTAATTACGTTTGGCACCTATCTATTTGTTAGCGTTCTTCAATTTCTTGATGGTTGGAGACACTTCCCTGGCCTTAGCTTTAGTTTTTTTCAACTAAATCCTAATAGAATTAAAGAGGTTTTATCGGTAGGTGGAGCCAGCTTCCTAATATCGGCAGGGGCCTCGATCGTTTTTCTTGGCAGCCCTCTAATTGTTGCATCCAGTGTTAATCTTGAAAAACTAGTAGTTTTTTCCTACGCCATGTTGATAACACGAAGTATTTTGCCGTTTCTTAGTATCGGTAGCCGTCTTATTATGCCTGTTGCTGTGGAGCTTAAAGAAAAATCTGATGAAATTGCACTTAAGAACGTTTTTTTTGATAGTGCTCGGTATTCACTTGCTTTAGGCGCGGGCATAGTGATCATTTTTCTTTACAGCCTTGAGGATCTACTTTTTATTTGGTTAAGTGACAATGAACTGGGTCGTGAAGAACTAAAGGACATGAGTACTTATACTATTTCCATTTTTTGCGCAACGGTCATTTCTTTACCCTCTGTTCTTGGTCGATCAGTATTAATCGCTGTAAACCGCCACTGGCTTGCATCTTTATTTGAAGTTGGCTCTGTCATAATTGGTATTTCATTTGGTTCTGCCTTATGCCTTATGGGTTATGGTGCTAACGGTATGGTCGTGGGTATTGTTGCAGTCTATTTTATTAAAGGACTACTTTTTTTTCCTTCGTTACTTTCTCATATATTTGGTATGCAATATGTGAAATTGATTCTTTGTGTTTACAAGAAGCCTTTAGCTCTGTTCCTCATGGTGACATTTTTAAGCTGGGGCGTAACTGCTACCTTCGACAATATTTTCTATCAAGTCGTCTACAACTCAATAATAATTACACTGTTTTGGTGCATTATATTCTCTTTACTGATCATTACTGCATCACACAAAAAACAGGTTAAGCGTTATTTTTTGAATAAATTCGTTTCGAGACATTAAAAAAATGAATGTGATTTTTGCGGCCCAAGGAAGCATTTTGAAAGTATTTCATGCGATAGATGTGGAGCTTCGGAGTAAAGGGTTGGTATCGAAAAGTGCCTATTGGGTGGCTGACGCAGAATACTTTAGATTCAATCTTAACCAGTTGGATGTACTAAACGCCCCTTCAACAACGGTGTTGAAGGAGTGGATGTACACTGATTTTAAAGGTGCTTCTTTGCCTGAAAATTGGCAGTTGCTGGAAGAAAAGTACGAAGCGCTTGATACCGTATGGAATGCAATAGTGGCGGATAGGCGCCTAATGCATGGGCGCTTATGCAAGACTAAGCAGGAGTACAAGGGACACTTTAGCCACGAACAACTGAAGATAATTATTTACAATGCGCTAAATGATATCGATACGCTGATTACTGAGCTGAAGCCAGATCGCATTGTAACATTCGTTCCTGCCACATTTGGTGACATCCTGCTTATCCACGCAGCGGAAGTACACGGTATTGAGTGCCGAGTGTTAAGGTCAACAAAAATAAAAAACTACGTGGCCTTTTCTGACAAGTTAGGCTCTTCTTCGACTTGGCTTGAATCATTATATGAAGACAATTTATTAAATCAGGTGGATAAACCATTTTACTCGCAAGCATTAGCGTTTCTTGAGCAGGGTACTGGTGCTCCAGTTGAATATGAGGGCTCTATTGCTGGTAAAAATAACACTGCGCTGGGCCATATCAAGCGCTATTTTGTTGGTGCTGTTGGAGGAATGGTTCAGAAAGTCCGGCGGATTCGTTTGGGGGTTTCAGGAGACAATCATCTACCGCCATTGTTCGGTGCTTATGTCTATGGGAACCTATTGCGGGAACATATAGAAAAAAACAATAGAAGGCTCATGAGCAAACGACAGTTGTCTCTTGATGATATTGGTGATCTGTCTTATGTTTTCTATCCCCTGCATAGTGAGCCAGAAGTGGCGCTGTCTGTCTACGGCCGTGAACACCAAAATCAGATTGAAACAATACGGCGGATAGCCCAGAGTATTCCGTTGTCTTGGAAGGTTGTCATCAAGGAGCACCCTCGTTCTATAAGTTACCGGACAAGAAAATACTACGAGAAGCTGCTGGACATTCCTAATGTTGTATTTGCAGACCCTGACACCAAGCCATTTTTCTGGAATCAAAAATCAAGGGCTGTTGCCACTGTTAGTGGTTTTGCTGGTTTTGAGGCTGCCATGGCGGGAGTACCTGTTATTGTATTGGGGGATGCCTCATTTTCGCTTTTACCCAAAACGATGATTCGTACTGTCAAAAATATGGAAACTTTTGCTAGTGAATTAAAGTGCTTACTACGAAACCACTCTCATAGCGAAAGCCATCTTCTTGCCTATATAATGGCCAATATGCAGGTGGGGGTAGATGTCAATCTGTATAGTGACCTTCTCGCCAAATCCGGCAGAATTACGATGGATACAGGTGATATCGCAACGCAGATTAGCCGCCTTTCCGATTGGATGCTCCATGACCTGAATGGCGATCACAGTTTTATGAAGGGTAGATGAAGATATATGAGCTTATTTATTGACAAAATTCACCGCCTGCCCAGAATCTGGTCAAATCAAGAGCTCCGCAAGTTTGCTGGACTATTTAAAGGTGACGTAGTGAATGTGAGCGCTTGGCAGGACGCTGACAAGGAAGGGGGCACCTACAAGGAGTATTTTTCCCAGGCTGACAGTTACACAATAACGAATTGGAAGTCGGAGGCTAGAGGTTATCAGGGAGGAGAAGAAGAAATATATCTTGATCTGGAAAGTGATCTTGTCGATTCTTTACGTGGCAGGTTTGACGTAGTGTTCAACCATACAACATTAGAACACATTTTTAATGTAAATAAAGCATTTTCAAACTTGTGTGATATGTCTAAGGATGTGGTCATTGCTTGTGTACCTTTTCTGCAACAGTACCATGGAGAATATGGTGATTATTGGCGGTTTACCCCTCTATTGGTGAAACGGCTATTTGAAGAAAATGGGATGGAGTTAGCTTACTTGAGTTTTAACAATCATAAAGGCTGCTCTGTTTATATCTTTGCTATTGGTGTAAAAAACACAGAAAAATGGAAAGGGGTGTTCGATTATGAATTTACCTGTTTGGATCCTGAAGCAAATAGGGCAGAGCCTTACATTGGTTCCTTAGCCTTGTCTAATGCAGCGTATCGGCTTAAGGTCGGGGCTGGAAGGTGGGTTAAAAAAATTGTGCCTAAGTAGGAATGATTCAGTTTCTTAACCTAACAGGCTTAGTATATGTTTCACTGCTTTTTTAAAAGCGTAGAAAATAATGACGTTAAAATGAAACCGAAACTACTCTATCTGTCTGCTTCCTGCATACCATCTAAATCTGCCAATAGTGTCCACGTGATGAAGATGTGTGATGCTATTCATAGGCAGGGCGTGGATACTATGTTGTTATCTCGTAAAGGGGCACAAAGCGTAGCAAAAGATAGCCGCGAATTTTACGGTACAACTTCCAATTTTAAGATTAGAGCTTATCCCACTATAGAGCTCCCTGGCGTCAGTTTTCTCACCTCACTATTGTATTTCTTTAATATTGCTCAATCTTCCAACGAAGAAACGATTTTTTATGGGCGAGACCTGCCTTCTTTGTTGTTATGTGCTCTATTGAGGAAGCATTTTGTTTATGAAACCCATGGTATCCCGCATAAAAAAGCACTGGTCTTGATGGAAAAATTTCTTCTTAAAAGCCGTTATCTCAAAGGCATGGTGTTCATATCTCAGTCTTTAAAAGATCTTTATTCTATCTCTGAAAATGAAACAAGAAACATTGTGTTGCATGATTCTGCAGATCCGCCGGAAAGTTTGGATGATAGAATACGGCTAAAAGGAGCATTCAAATTTAACGTTGTGTATGTTGGTGCGCTCTATGCTGGCAGAGGGGTAGACCTTATTTATAAGTTAGCAGAGCGACTACCTAACGTAGCATTTCACCTATTTGGAGGCAGCCGAGAAGAGGTGTTACGCGAGCAGCACAACACACAAAGGTTGCAATTAGAAAATGTCTTTTTTTACGGATATATATCACCTAAAGAAACATATAAGTGCCGTAATAGTGCTGATGTGTTGTTAATGCCATATCAAAAGAGCGTCATGACTATAAATAACGCTAGTGAAACTTCAAGGTATATGTCTCCACTCAAACTGTTTGAGTATATGGCTAGTCGGAAACCCATTATTAGTTCAGATCACAGAGTATTACAGGAAGTCTTAGTGGACGGTGTAAACGCGCTACTTTGTGACCCGGAGAAAATCGAAATGTGGGAGCGCGCGATTGTTAAACTAAGCAATAGTGAAGAGTTGCGTGAAAACTTGGCTAATCGAGCATATGAGGATTTTTGTGGAAACTATACCTGGGACAAAAGAGCGTCAACAATATTGTCGAACTTTGGTGATACTTGAAAATTAAAGCTGTTAGATCACATAGGCTAATGTAATAGCATATGAATAAAGTTGAACGATTTCAGTTTAAGCTACATTTATTAGACTCTCTGAACAATACTCTCGGCCAGGGGGCTTATATTTTGGATCTTGGTTGCGGAGCTGGTGGCCTAGTTAAAGCTATGCGAGATCAGGGTTACAACGGTTATGGTTGTGACTTATCTTTCAAAGAGGGCGATTTCACTGATGAACTCGTCGATTTGGGCTATTTGAGGAAAATGTCGCAAGAGGATTTACGCTTGCCTTTTGATGATGAATCATTTGATTTTGTTACCAGTGATCAGGTATTTGAGCATATTCAGGATCATGATTTTGCAGTATCAGAAATTAAACGAGTACTAAAGCCTGGCGGCATTTCTTTGCATATTTTCCCCCCCCCCTTGATATTAATTGAGCCTCATGTTTTTGTGCCTTTTGGCGCTATTTTCCAGAGCCGAGCTTGGCTGTATTTTTGGGCCTTAACTGGAATTAGAACGAGTTTGCAAAAAGGGTTTACCTATAAAGAAGTGGCGAAGGCAAATTTTAGATATCTAGAAAATAAAACTAACTATATACCCAAGAAAGAAATTGAACGCATTTTAAAGCAATACTCTTTTCAATATTCTTTTTGTGAATTAGAGATGCTCAAGCATTATAGTGCTAGGACTAAGGCTTTAACGTCCATACATAAGGCTATTCCAATATTGCAGTGGTTGTGTAGTACTTTTGTTAGTAGGGCTCTTTTTATGAAAAAGGGAAGGAGAGTATAACCTAATTGCTGGCAGTCTAGACACAAAAAAGGCGCTGCATTCCTTGCAGCGCCTTGTCAGTTTGATGCTTCCCTTACCATTCCCTAGGTAACCGGCCGTCCATGTTTACTTCCTTGTCTGACGTGGTCAACCAAAGTTGTACAACCCAGTTAAGCTACTTTTCTTAGTTCAGTCATTTCTTTTTCAAATTCCGCCGGGCTTCGATAGCCCAGATAGGAATGCATCCGCTGATTGTTATAAAACACTGAGATGTACTCCAGGATGTCTTGCTGAGCTTCATGTCGTGTTTGATAGCTTTTCCATTGAACACGTTCTTGCTTCAAAGTTCCAAAGAAACTTTCAACAACCGCATTATCCCAACAGTCACCTTTCTTGCTCATACTTCCATTAAAATTATGCAGCGTTAGAAGTTTTCTAAACTCCTTGCTGGCGTACTGGCTCCCCCGATCAGAATGATGTATTAACCCGGCCTGCGGGCGTCTTTGCCAAATTGCCATCTTGAGTGCATCACAAACCATCTGAGCCTTCATTCGCGAACTCATGCTCCAGCCAACAACCTTTCTTGAGTAAAGGTCAATCACAACAGCTAAATACAGCCAACCTTCTTGTGTCCAGATATACGTGATATCTGAGGCATAAACCTGATCAGGCTTTTCAACTGCAAACTCCCGCTCTAACAGATTATCGAATACAGGTTGCTTATGATTACTGTTTGTCGTGACCTTATACTTTTTCTTGTGCTTGACCTTAACACCAGCTTCTTTCATTAACTTTCTAGTTTTGTTCCTGCCTACCCGATAGCCAAGAATATTCAGCGCTTTTTTCATTCTTCGGTAGCCGTATGTATGCTCACTTGACTCTGCGATATCTTGTATCCATTCAATCATTTCGGTATGAGTTGGATCGTCAGACATAGTAGCTTGGCGTTTTAAAAAACTATAATAACCTGAACGTGTAACACCCAATTGTTGGCACATAATGCCAATAGGCCACACCTTTTTATGCTGGGCGATGAAAGCGTATTTTACTTTGCTTCCGTGGCAAAAAAGGTGGCTGCTTTTTTTAGGATGTCGCGCTCCATCTTGAGCCGTTTGTTTTCTTCCCTTAAGCGGCGAAGCTCTTCTTGTTCCGGTGTCAGCTTTCCATTGCCGCGGAATGCGTGACCATCATCATTTTCGTGCTCTTTGATCCAGCGCCCTAAAACGTTAGGATTAATACCAAGATTTCTTGCCGCTTCAGCCTTCGAATAGCCCTGGTCAATTACCAGACTAATCGCGTCTAATTTAAACTCTTTTGAGTACTTCTTTCTTGCTGCCATTTTTCACTCCAGTTTTTAGGATTATCTCTTAACTGGTGTGTACAAATCTATTAGACCACGTCAGTCCGCATCCTTACGTTAACTGCTACTTCTCGTTAAAGAAACTGCATGTCGTCCTGACGAGATGAATAGTACGGAAGGACATTGTTTGGGTCTGTAGGACATATTCTAAATACGTGTGAGATATGTCTTACATGTCTTTTGAAGGCTGGCATACTGTTTGCTTGCCATGCTGTAAGCACATTTACTTACGGATTTTTGACAGATTTAATCCAAAATAAACATAACAACAATTTATAGGGGGATTTATGAATACACAGACTCAAAGCCAAGCAGAAGGCGTTAAAGAGAATCAAGACAATGAGCAGGCGTTTATAGACTACTTAATCTGGTCGGTGGCTCACGACCAAGACCCTCATGCATTATATGACGACCCGATAGCGGTTTTCAGAAATGAGTCTAAGCAAGAGGTTGCGTAATCTGTTTGTAGCTTTTATTTGCAGTCTTAAGGCCTTG
Proteins encoded in this window:
- a CDS encoding capsular polysaccharide export protein, LipB/KpsS family, encoding MKVFHAIDVELRSKGLVSKSAYWVADAEYFRFNLNQLDVLNAPSTTVLKEWMYTDFKGASLPENWQLLEEKYEALDTVWNAIVADRRLMHGRLCKTKQEYKGHFSHEQLKIIIYNALNDIDTLITELKPDRIVTFVPATFGDILLIHAAEVHGIECRVLRSTKIKNYVAFSDKLGSSSTWLESLYEDNLLNQVDKPFYSQALAFLEQGTGAPVEYEGSIAGKNNTALGHIKRYFVGAVGGMVQKVRRIRLGVSGDNHLPPLFGAYVYGNLLREHIEKNNRRLMSKRQLSLDDIGDLSYVFYPLHSEPEVALSVYGREHQNQIETIRRIAQSIPLSWKVVIKEHPRSISYRTRKYYEKLLDIPNVVFADPDTKPFFWNQKSRAVATVSGFAGFEAAMAGVPVIVLGDASFSLLPKTMIRTVKNMETFASELKCLLRNHSHSESHLLAYIMANMQVGVDVNLYSDLLAKSGRITMDTGDIATQISRLSDWMLHDLNGDHSFMKGR
- a CDS encoding class I SAM-dependent methyltransferase is translated as MNKVERFQFKLHLLDSLNNTLGQGAYILDLGCGAGGLVKAMRDQGYNGYGCDLSFKEGDFTDELVDLGYLRKMSQEDLRLPFDDESFDFVTSDQVFEHIQDHDFAVSEIKRVLKPGGISLHIFPPPLILIEPHVFVPFGAIFQSRAWLYFWALTGIRTSLQKGFTYKEVAKANFRYLENKTNYIPKKEIERILKQYSFQYSFCELEMLKHYSARTKALTSIHKAIPILQWLCSTFVSRALFMKKGRRV
- a CDS encoding glycosyltransferase; the protein is MKPKLLYLSASCIPSKSANSVHVMKMCDAIHRQGVDTMLLSRKGAQSVAKDSREFYGTTSNFKIRAYPTIELPGVSFLTSLLYFFNIAQSSNEETIFYGRDLPSLLLCALLRKHFVYETHGIPHKKALVLMEKFLLKSRYLKGMVFISQSLKDLYSISENETRNIVLHDSADPPESLDDRIRLKGAFKFNVVYVGALYAGRGVDLIYKLAERLPNVAFHLFGGSREEVLREQHNTQRLQLENVFFYGYISPKETYKCRNSADVLLMPYQKSVMTINNASETSRYMSPLKLFEYMASRKPIISSDHRVLQEVLVDGVNALLCDPEKIEMWERAIVKLSNSEELRENLANRAYEDFCGNYTWDKRASTILSNFGDT
- a CDS encoding IS3 family transposase (programmed frameshift) — its product is MAARKKYSKEFKLDAISLVIDQGYSKAEAARNLGINPNVLGRWIKEHENDDGHAFRGNGKLTPEQEELRRLREENKRLKMERDILKKGSHLFCHGSKVKYAFIAQHKKVWPIGIMCQQLGVTRSGYYSFLKRQATMSDDPTHTEMIEWIQDIAESSEHTYGYRRMKKALNILGYRVGRNKTRKLMKEAGVKVKHKKKYKVTTNSNHKQPVFDNLLEREFAVEKPDQVYASDITYIWTQEGWLYLAVVIDLYSRKVVGWSMSSRMKAQMVCDALKMAIWQRRPQAGLIHHSDRGSQYASKEFRKLLTLHNFNGSMSKKGDCWDNAVVESFFGTLKQERVQWKSYQTRHEAQQDILEYISVFYNNQRMHSYLGYRSPAEFEKEMTELRKVA